A single window of Rubrobacter aplysinae DNA harbors:
- a CDS encoding L-lactate permease encodes MENLALLSLLALAPILTIGVLLVGFRWPAIKAMPVGYVVVVIIGFAVWRMSFASVAASTVQGILIALSILYIVFGALLLLATLSESGAVDTIRTGFTSISADRRVQVIIIAWLFGAFIEGAAGFGTPAAVAAPLLLALGFPAMAAVMSGLIIQSTPVSFGAAGTPILVGVTEGLRGAGPVNTLLSERGLELAQYADGIAVRVATLHAVAGSLIPLILACMLTGFFGQNRSFGEGLGVWKFALFAAFSMTVPYLFFAATLGPEFPALLGGLVGLFIVVFAARRGFLMPDEPWDFGPRSEWEDDWMGNVDPDSLTSGNATMSTVRAWSPYLIVALLLVITRIPVTAEGNPLGNYLSGIAPVWNNIFGTEISDDSLAIFYLPGFMFLVAVLITYVIHGMGPAQIARSWRTAGRQVFGAAFALLLALPMVRVFINSSEEFNASGLASMPLTLAEGVASLAGSTWPFFAPIIGALGAFVAGSNTVSNLTFSLFQFGTASNIGVTESVVVAAQAVGGAAGNMITVHNVVAASATVGLLGREGALIRKTILPMTYYLLLAGSLTFIWIYGLGFNLGTIGLLVLIGILVALAVVGRRSAKRRRPQHQRTPV; translated from the coding sequence ATGGAGAATCTGGCGTTACTAAGCCTGCTGGCGCTGGCGCCCATTTTGACGATTGGCGTATTGCTGGTGGGGTTCCGATGGCCCGCCATCAAGGCCATGCCGGTCGGGTACGTGGTCGTGGTAATCATCGGCTTTGCGGTGTGGCGGATGAGCTTCGCGAGCGTGGCGGCCTCTACCGTGCAGGGGATATTGATTGCGTTATCCATCCTGTACATCGTGTTCGGGGCGCTCTTGCTCTTGGCGACTCTGAGTGAGAGCGGTGCGGTGGATACCATCCGCACCGGATTTACGAGCATCAGCGCCGACCGGCGCGTGCAGGTGATCATCATCGCGTGGCTGTTCGGCGCGTTCATCGAAGGCGCGGCCGGGTTCGGTACCCCGGCGGCCGTCGCGGCGCCACTCCTGCTCGCGCTCGGTTTCCCGGCGATGGCGGCGGTGATGAGCGGCCTCATCATCCAGAGTACGCCCGTCAGCTTCGGCGCGGCGGGCACGCCGATATTAGTAGGCGTGACCGAAGGTCTACGCGGCGCCGGTCCGGTCAACACGCTGCTCTCAGAGAGGGGTCTGGAGCTGGCGCAATACGCGGACGGCATAGCCGTGCGGGTAGCCACGCTACATGCGGTGGCCGGGTCCCTGATCCCGCTGATTCTGGCCTGTATGCTGACCGGCTTCTTCGGCCAGAACAGAAGCTTCGGCGAGGGGCTCGGGGTGTGGAAGTTCGCGCTTTTCGCGGCGTTCTCGATGACCGTGCCGTACCTGTTCTTCGCGGCCACCCTCGGCCCGGAGTTCCCGGCGCTCTTGGGCGGCCTCGTCGGGCTGTTTATCGTGGTCTTCGCCGCCCGGCGCGGCTTTCTCATGCCGGATGAGCCCTGGGACTTCGGCCCGCGCTCCGAGTGGGAAGACGACTGGATGGGCAACGTGGATCCGGACAGCCTCACCAGCGGCAATGCGACCATGAGCACGGTGCGGGCGTGGTCGCCGTACCTGATCGTGGCCCTCCTACTGGTCATAACCCGCATACCCGTAACCGCCGAGGGCAACCCGCTCGGCAACTACCTCTCCGGCATAGCCCCGGTGTGGAACAACATATTCGGGACCGAGATCTCGGACGACTCGCTCGCGATCTTCTACCTGCCGGGCTTCATGTTCCTGGTCGCCGTGCTCATAACCTACGTGATACACGGCATGGGCCCGGCCCAGATCGCCCGCTCCTGGCGCACCGCCGGGCGTCAGGTCTTCGGCGCGGCTTTCGCGCTGCTCTTGGCGCTCCCGATGGTCCGGGTGTTCATCAACTCCAGCGAGGAGTTCAACGCCTCCGGGCTCGCCAGCATGCCGCTTACCCTGGCGGAGGGTGTGGCGAGCCTCGCCGGCTCGACCTGGCCGTTCTTCGCCCCGATTATCGGGGCGCTCGGCGCTTTCGTGGCCGGCTCGAACACGGTCAGCAACCTCACCTTCTCGCTGTTCCAGTTCGGCACCGCGAGCAACATCGGCGTGACAGAGTCGGTGGTCGTGGCGGCCCAGGCCGTCGGGGGCGCGGCGGGGAACATGATCACGGTCCACAACGTCGTCGCGGCCTCCGCCACGGTCGGCCTGCTGGGGCGCGAGGGAGCCCTGATCCGCAAGACCATCCTGCCGATGACCTACTACCTGCTCCTGGCAGGCTCGCTGACGTTTATCTGGATCTACGGCCTCGGCTTCAACCTGGGCACGATAGGCCTGCTGGTCCTTATCGGCATCCTGGTGGCGCTGGCGGTCGTCGGCAGACGCTCGGCCAAACGCCGCAGGCCCCAGCACCAGCGCACTCCCGTGTAA
- a CDS encoding FAD-linked oxidase C-terminal domain-containing protein: MHTERIAADMERILGAQGVISEHEQLRTYECDGLMNYRVIPSLVVMPESGGQVQEILKLLYDEGIPWVARGSGTGLSGGALPVAEGVLIVLSRMRHILEVDLENQRVVVEPGVINLWVSQEVAGDGYYYAPDPASQIVSSIGGNLAENSGGVHCLKYGFTTNHVMGAEVVLADGSVVNLGGGKAPDAPGPDLLGAFVGSEGTLGIATRITLRVLTKPESVRTLLAAFDGTEDAGGAVSGIIGDGIVPAAIEMMDALCIEAVEKAVHPGFPDAGAVLIVELDGPEAEVESQFERTMKICEENSGTVRVAEDDEERALFWKGRKAAFAAMGRISNDYYVQDGVVPRTELPATLHEISELGKQYGMRVANVFHAGDGNLHPLVLYDNEVEGEAERAEDLAGEIVFACLRHGGSLTGEHGIGQDKKKYMPKMFTTEDMDTMQLLRCAFDPHGLCNPGKVFPTPRLCGERPGPFQMHEVQKAGMAENF; encoded by the coding sequence ATGCACACGGAGCGTATCGCGGCGGACATGGAGCGGATACTCGGGGCCCAGGGTGTGATCTCCGAGCACGAGCAGCTCCGCACCTACGAGTGTGACGGTCTGATGAACTACCGGGTCATCCCGAGCCTCGTGGTGATGCCCGAGAGCGGCGGGCAGGTACAGGAGATACTCAAGCTGCTCTACGACGAGGGCATCCCCTGGGTGGCCCGGGGCTCCGGCACCGGGCTCTCCGGCGGCGCGCTGCCCGTGGCCGAGGGCGTCCTGATAGTGCTCTCCCGCATGCGGCACATCCTCGAGGTGGACCTGGAGAATCAGCGCGTGGTCGTCGAGCCGGGCGTCATAAACCTCTGGGTAAGCCAAGAGGTCGCCGGAGACGGCTACTACTACGCCCCCGACCCGGCCAGCCAGATCGTCTCCTCCATCGGCGGCAACCTCGCGGAGAACTCCGGCGGCGTCCACTGCCTGAAGTACGGGTTTACCACCAACCACGTCATGGGGGCCGAGGTCGTGCTCGCCGACGGGTCGGTGGTGAATCTCGGCGGCGGCAAGGCCCCGGACGCGCCGGGGCCGGACCTGCTCGGGGCGTTCGTCGGCTCCGAGGGGACGCTCGGAATAGCGACCAGAATTACTCTCCGGGTGCTCACCAAGCCCGAGAGCGTGCGTACCCTGCTCGCCGCCTTCGACGGTACCGAGGACGCCGGTGGCGCGGTCTCGGGGATCATCGGCGACGGGATAGTCCCGGCCGCCATAGAGATGATGGACGCCCTGTGCATCGAGGCCGTCGAGAAGGCGGTCCATCCGGGATTCCCCGACGCCGGGGCGGTGCTCATAGTGGAGCTGGATGGGCCTGAGGCGGAGGTGGAGAGCCAGTTCGAGCGCACGATGAAGATCTGCGAGGAGAACTCCGGCACCGTGCGGGTCGCCGAGGACGACGAGGAGCGGGCGCTTTTCTGGAAGGGCCGCAAGGCCGCGTTCGCCGCGATGGGCCGCATCTCGAACGACTACTACGTGCAGGATGGCGTCGTGCCCCGTACCGAGCTTCCGGCGACGCTGCACGAGATCTCCGAGCTCGGCAAGCAGTACGGGATGCGGGTGGCGAACGTCTTCCACGCCGGCGACGGGAATCTGCACCCGCTCGTCCTGTACGACAACGAGGTCGAGGGCGAGGCGGAGCGTGCCGAGGACCTCGCGGGTGAGATCGTGTTCGCCTGTCTGCGGCACGGCGGCTCCCTTACCGGCGAGCACGGAATCGGCCAGGACAAGAAGAAGTACATGCCAAAGATGTTCACCACCGAGGACATGGACACCATGCAGCTACTTCGCTGCGCCTTCGACCCGCACGGCCTGTGTAACCCCGGAAAGGTCTTCCCGACCCCGCGGCTGTGCGGCGAACGGCCGGGACCTTTCCAGATGCACGAGGTCCAGAAGGCCGGGATGGCGGAGAACTTCTAA
- a CDS encoding FAD-binding oxidoreductase translates to MAATETKVPVDELQEIVGAANVREASGGDAIDGVAPSHVVEPGTTEEVSGVLALANERGLGVAPRGAGTKLSLGNVPSRLDLIVSLSRMDEVVEHVPGDQIIRVQAGLPLSELLDRIKGSDQILALDPPERKLGATMGGLVAANSSGPRRLRYGTVRDLIIGITIVLADGTIAKAGGKVVKNVAGYDLSKLFTGSSGALGVITETNFRLHPLPEAARTIAVDLDDASRAGEASQEIMKSSVEPSSCELHWRSGRGTLSVLIEGIDPGVEAQSETITQILQGFGETRSLSDEEADSLGPEEPPRTGDDEVALKISAFPAGLTHVLQTVERAADGSGLECRIVASAASGVAQVGLSGGGEEAQASAIQEVRDHVVGEYAGGSVTVWRAPAGVKRRVETWGPAGDKEVLIRRVKERFDPRATMSPGRFIGGM, encoded by the coding sequence ATGGCCGCCACCGAGACGAAGGTACCGGTAGACGAGCTTCAAGAGATAGTCGGGGCGGCGAACGTTCGTGAGGCGTCCGGCGGCGACGCAATAGACGGCGTCGCACCCTCGCACGTCGTGGAGCCCGGCACCACCGAGGAGGTTTCCGGCGTGCTCGCGCTCGCCAACGAGCGGGGTTTGGGGGTAGCTCCCCGGGGAGCCGGGACGAAGCTCTCGCTGGGCAATGTGCCTTCCAGGCTCGATCTCATCGTTAGCCTCTCGCGGATGGACGAGGTGGTAGAGCACGTGCCCGGGGACCAGATCATCCGCGTCCAGGCCGGGCTGCCGCTTTCCGAGCTCCTGGACCGGATAAAGGGCTCCGACCAGATACTGGCCCTCGACCCGCCCGAGCGCAAGCTAGGGGCGACGATGGGCGGCCTCGTGGCGGCGAACTCCAGCGGCCCGCGCCGGCTGCGCTACGGTACCGTGCGGGACCTCATCATCGGGATAACCATCGTGCTCGCCGACGGCACCATCGCAAAGGCCGGTGGCAAGGTCGTGAAGAACGTCGCCGGCTACGATCTCTCCAAGCTCTTTACAGGCTCATCCGGGGCGCTGGGCGTCATTACAGAGACCAACTTCCGCCTCCATCCGCTGCCCGAGGCGGCGCGTACCATCGCCGTGGACCTCGACGATGCGTCCAGGGCGGGTGAGGCATCCCAGGAGATAATGAAGTCCAGCGTCGAGCCCAGCTCTTGCGAGCTGCACTGGCGTAGCGGGCGCGGGACACTCTCGGTTCTTATCGAGGGCATAGACCCCGGCGTGGAGGCGCAGTCGGAGACGATCACGCAGATACTCCAGGGCTTCGGTGAGACCCGCTCACTCTCCGATGAGGAGGCCGACTCTCTCGGGCCGGAGGAGCCGCCGCGTACCGGCGACGACGAGGTGGCCCTGAAGATAAGCGCGTTCCCGGCCGGCCTGACCCACGTCTTACAAACCGTCGAGCGGGCCGCAGACGGCTCCGGTCTGGAGTGCCGCATAGTCGCCAGTGCGGCCAGCGGCGTGGCCCAGGTCGGGCTCTCCGGCGGCGGCGAAGAGGCTCAGGCTAGCGCCATACAGGAGGTCCGGGACCACGTAGTCGGCGAGTATGCGGGCGGTAGCGTGACCGTGTGGCGGGCCCCGGCCGGCGTCAAGCGCCGCGTGGAGACCTGGGGGCCTGCGGGAGACAAGGAAGTCTTGATAAGGCGCGTAAAAGAGCGTTTCGACCCCCGGGCCACGATGAGCCCGGGCAGGTTTATAGGGGGTATGTAG
- a CDS encoding (Fe-S)-binding protein, with product MVSSIGAERTQDLGQDVGEASKLAEEATVGAGRRETGKVSFPAFDAHHPPDKGIIDDCVHCGFCLPTCPTYVLFGEEMDSPRGRIYLMNKGRDEEPMNDQMVRHFDLCLGCMACVTACPSGVQYDKLIEATRSQVERRYERSVPDKAFREMIFQLFPYPKRLRAAAAPLKLYQRLGVGTKLKKAGVMDKLPARLRAMEALMPELGKEERTPELTSPVGERRRRVGILTGCVQRTFFSQVNTATARVLAAEGCEVVAPKEQGCCGALSTHAGREEESIAFAKKTIDTFEPYELDNYVINAAGCGSTMKEYGHILRDDPEYAERAAAFSAKVRDVSEFLQEIGTVAERHELDVAAAYHDACHLSHAQGIKKQPRNTLKGIPGVELREIREAEICCGSAGIYNMVEPEPAAELGKRKAENVLKTGAEMLITSNPGCMLQIQSTLKKMGHDMPMAHPMEVLDASIRGEPIESVVGR from the coding sequence ATGGTGAGCTCCATCGGCGCCGAGAGGACCCAGGACCTCGGCCAGGACGTCGGCGAGGCGAGCAAGCTCGCCGAGGAGGCCACCGTCGGGGCGGGGCGCCGCGAGACGGGCAAGGTCAGCTTCCCGGCCTTCGACGCCCATCACCCGCCGGACAAGGGCATCATAGACGACTGCGTCCACTGCGGATTCTGCCTGCCGACCTGCCCGACTTACGTCCTTTTCGGGGAGGAGATGGACTCTCCCCGAGGCCGCATCTACCTGATGAACAAGGGCCGCGACGAGGAGCCGATGAACGACCAGATGGTCCGGCACTTCGACCTGTGCCTCGGCTGCATGGCGTGTGTGACGGCGTGCCCGTCGGGCGTGCAGTACGACAAGCTCATAGAGGCGACCCGCTCGCAGGTCGAGCGCCGTTACGAGCGCAGCGTGCCGGACAAGGCTTTCCGGGAGATGATCTTCCAGCTCTTCCCGTATCCGAAGCGCCTCCGCGCAGCCGCTGCGCCGCTCAAGCTGTACCAGCGCCTCGGCGTCGGCACGAAGCTCAAAAAAGCCGGCGTGATGGACAAGCTCCCGGCCCGCCTCCGGGCGATGGAGGCCCTGATGCCCGAGCTCGGCAAGGAGGAGAGGACGCCAGAGCTTACGAGCCCCGTCGGGGAGCGCCGCCGGAGGGTCGGCATCCTGACCGGCTGCGTGCAGCGCACCTTCTTCTCCCAGGTCAACACCGCCACCGCGCGGGTGCTCGCCGCCGAGGGCTGCGAGGTAGTAGCCCCGAAGGAGCAGGGCTGCTGCGGCGCGCTCTCCACCCACGCCGGGCGCGAGGAGGAGTCCATCGCGTTCGCCAAGAAGACTATAGACACCTTCGAGCCCTACGAGCTGGACAACTACGTCATAAACGCCGCCGGCTGCGGCTCCACGATGAAGGAGTACGGTCACATCCTGCGCGACGACCCCGAGTACGCCGAGCGGGCCGCCGCGTTCAGCGCCAAGGTGCGCGACGTGTCGGAGTTCCTGCAGGAGATCGGCACCGTCGCCGAGCGCCACGAGCTGGACGTCGCCGCCGCCTACCACGACGCTTGCCACCTCTCGCACGCGCAGGGCATCAAGAAGCAGCCCCGCAACACGCTCAAGGGCATCCCCGGGGTCGAGCTGCGCGAGATCCGGGAGGCCGAGATCTGCTGCGGCTCCGCCGGAATCTACAACATGGTCGAGCCCGAGCCCGCCGCCGAGCTCGGCAAGCGCAAGGCCGAGAACGTCCTCAAGACCGGCGCGGAGATGCTCATAACCTCCAACCCCGGCTGCATGCTCCAGATCCAATCTACCCTGAAGAAGATGGGCCACGACATGCCCATGGCCCACCCGATGGAGGTCCTCGACGCCTCCATCCGCGGCGAGCCGATAGAGAGCGTGGTCGGGCGCTAA
- a CDS encoding alpha/beta fold hydrolase, producing the protein MATYDEALSRLGFQYESRVVDTHFGETHVLAIGLEDAPPLVVLHGGNFLNPLCLSWFAPLAESYRLYSPDLIGQPGKSAQVRPPAHSDGHAQWSLDLLDALDLKRVPFVGISYGGGIALRVAGYAPERVSHAALVSPAGLASGSTWGMVREVVGPMLLYMSSPNCERLLRAAKPILTELEEPYVRQLGAIYRNVKLDTQLPRMATQEELTDFGAPTLIFVSEEDVFFPGEVVAERAKEIVPNLVAIEALEGERHVPSRQSFAYINSKIVDFLRNN; encoded by the coding sequence ATGGCGACCTACGATGAAGCGCTGTCTCGTCTAGGCTTTCAGTATGAGAGTCGAGTCGTAGACACCCACTTCGGCGAGACTCACGTCTTGGCCATTGGACTCGAAGACGCCCCTCCGCTAGTGGTGCTACACGGCGGCAATTTTCTGAACCCGCTGTGCCTTTCATGGTTCGCGCCTCTGGCGGAGTCGTATCGTCTCTACTCGCCGGACCTCATCGGACAGCCGGGTAAGAGTGCCCAGGTTCGCCCCCCCGCGCATAGCGACGGCCATGCTCAGTGGTCGTTGGATCTCCTGGATGCTCTGGACCTGAAGAGAGTCCCGTTCGTCGGCATCTCCTACGGAGGGGGGATTGCTCTGCGGGTGGCAGGCTACGCTCCCGAAAGAGTGTCGCACGCAGCTTTGGTCTCACCGGCGGGGCTAGCCTCCGGTTCGACATGGGGAATGGTACGTGAGGTCGTGGGGCCGATGTTGCTTTATATGAGCTCTCCGAATTGCGAACGATTGCTCCGCGCCGCCAAGCCTATCCTAACCGAGTTGGAAGAGCCTTACGTACGCCAACTCGGAGCGATCTACCGCAATGTCAAGCTGGATACGCAGCTCCCCAGAATGGCTACCCAAGAGGAACTGACGGACTTCGGTGCGCCGACGTTAATCTTCGTATCCGAAGAAGATGTCTTCTTTCCGGGAGAGGTGGTTGCGGAGCGGGCAAAAGAGATAGTGCCTAATCTGGTTGCCATCGAAGCCTTGGAAGGAGAGCGGCATGTCCCTTCAAGACAGTCTTTCGCTTACATAAACTCAAAAATAGTGGACTTCCTGCGAAATAACTAG
- a CDS encoding heavy metal translocating P-type ATPase — translation MAEKVGYEQITIPVTGMSCASCSGRVEKALARAEGVAEASVNLATERASVSYDPELTRPEGLVEAVRGAGYGAEVRQTSLGVTGMSCASCVGRVEKALGRAPGVLNASVNLATERATVDHLPGEVEASDLEKAVEDAGYGVVSGDEEAADSSADAHEDEYQKLKKSVTVAAVLTALILLGSLPHMLGFESPVPVAWLNVGLLALATPVQFWAGWRFYRGAWGAAKHGAADMNTLVVLGTSAAYLYSLVATAAPGVLAGRADVYFDTAALIITLILLGRLLEARAKGRTSEAIKKLAGLRANTARVVCDGEEADVPVEEVVVGDVIVVRPGEKVPVDGRVIGGESAVDEAMITGEPMPVTKRAGDEVIGATINTSGAFRFEATKVGRDTALAQIIRMVEEAQGSKAPIQRLADRISGIFVPAVMVVAAITFAIWLFIGPEPAFTFALLNTVAVLIIACPCAMGLATPTSIMVGTGKGAESGILIKGGEVLENAHKLDTVILDKTGTLTRGQPELTEVIPANGIPEDELLSLVAAAERGSEHPLGEALVEGARGRGVELSEAESFEAVAGGGVRATVDGREVLVGSRRFITESGAEEDGLAPRSEELAGAGKTPMFVAVDGKPAGLVAVADVVRDESREAVEKLHEMGLEVAMMTGDNRRTAQAIAGELGIDRVLAEVRPEDKADEVSRLQGEGRRVAMVGDGINDAPALAQADVGVAIGTGTDVAMEAADLTLISGDVRGVGRAVGLSKATVRNIKQNLFWAFAYNTALIPVAAGILYPFFSGGTVPEVLGPILGEYGFLNPVLAAAAMALSSVTVLSNALRLRRVSI, via the coding sequence TTGGCCGAGAAGGTCGGGTACGAGCAGATCACGATACCGGTAACTGGCATGAGTTGCGCCTCCTGTTCGGGGCGGGTGGAGAAGGCCCTGGCGCGGGCGGAAGGTGTTGCGGAGGCTAGCGTCAACCTGGCTACGGAGCGGGCCTCTGTATCCTACGACCCGGAGCTTACGCGGCCGGAAGGTCTCGTCGAGGCCGTGCGGGGCGCCGGGTACGGTGCCGAGGTGCGGCAGACTAGCCTTGGCGTTACCGGGATGTCGTGCGCGAGCTGTGTCGGGCGGGTCGAGAAGGCGCTGGGCCGGGCGCCGGGTGTGTTGAACGCCAGCGTGAACCTGGCTACGGAGCGGGCGACCGTGGATCACCTCCCCGGCGAGGTAGAGGCCTCTGACTTGGAGAAGGCCGTCGAGGACGCTGGATACGGGGTCGTATCCGGGGACGAAGAGGCCGCGGACTCCAGTGCGGACGCGCATGAGGACGAGTACCAGAAGCTCAAGAAGAGCGTTACCGTTGCGGCGGTGCTGACGGCCCTGATCTTGCTTGGCAGCCTGCCGCACATGCTCGGGTTCGAGTCGCCGGTGCCGGTGGCGTGGTTGAACGTCGGTCTGCTGGCGCTGGCGACGCCGGTGCAGTTCTGGGCCGGGTGGCGCTTCTACCGTGGGGCCTGGGGCGCGGCCAAGCACGGCGCGGCGGACATGAATACCCTGGTCGTGCTCGGGACGAGTGCGGCTTACCTGTACAGTCTGGTAGCCACCGCGGCCCCCGGCGTTCTCGCGGGCCGGGCCGACGTGTACTTCGACACGGCGGCGCTCATCATTACCCTAATCCTGCTCGGCAGGTTGCTCGAAGCTCGCGCCAAGGGCCGGACCAGCGAGGCCATAAAGAAGCTCGCGGGGCTGCGGGCGAACACCGCCCGCGTCGTGTGCGACGGTGAAGAGGCGGACGTACCCGTCGAGGAGGTTGTAGTCGGGGATGTGATCGTGGTGCGGCCCGGGGAGAAGGTTCCGGTTGATGGGCGCGTGATCGGCGGCGAGTCGGCGGTGGACGAGGCCATGATCACGGGCGAGCCCATGCCGGTCACCAAGCGCGCCGGGGACGAGGTGATAGGGGCGACCATCAACACCTCCGGGGCTTTCCGCTTCGAGGCGACGAAGGTCGGGCGGGACACGGCTCTGGCCCAGATCATCCGCATGGTCGAGGAGGCTCAGGGGTCGAAGGCCCCGATACAGCGTCTGGCGGACAGGATCAGCGGCATCTTCGTACCCGCCGTGATGGTGGTCGCGGCGATCACGTTCGCGATCTGGCTTTTTATCGGACCGGAGCCCGCGTTTACCTTCGCCCTGCTGAATACGGTGGCTGTCCTAATCATCGCCTGCCCCTGTGCCATGGGTCTTGCCACCCCGACCTCCATCATGGTCGGCACCGGCAAGGGAGCGGAGTCGGGCATCCTCATAAAGGGCGGCGAGGTGCTGGAGAACGCCCACAAGCTGGATACCGTCATCCTGGACAAGACGGGCACCCTCACCCGCGGCCAGCCAGAACTCACCGAGGTCATACCGGCAAACGGCATCCCCGAGGACGAGCTGCTGAGTCTCGTGGCCGCCGCCGAGCGCGGCAGCGAGCACCCCCTGGGAGAGGCATTGGTCGAGGGCGCGCGGGGCCGCGGGGTCGAGCTTTCCGAAGCCGAGAGCTTCGAGGCGGTGGCCGGCGGTGGAGTACGGGCCACCGTCGATGGCCGGGAGGTGCTGGTCGGCAGCCGGCGCTTCATCACCGAATCCGGCGCTGAAGAGGATGGCCTGGCGCCCCGGAGCGAGGAGCTTGCGGGCGCGGGCAAGACCCCGATGTTCGTGGCGGTGGACGGCAAGCCCGCCGGACTCGTCGCCGTCGCCGATGTGGTGCGCGACGAGTCGCGAGAGGCGGTGGAAAAGCTGCACGAGATGGGCCTCGAGGTCGCCATGATGACCGGAGATAACCGCCGCACGGCACAGGCGATAGCCGGCGAGCTTGGCATAGACCGCGTGCTCGCCGAGGTGCGTCCCGAGGACAAGGCCGACGAGGTCTCGCGGCTGCAGGGAGAAGGCAGGCGGGTCGCTATGGTCGGCGACGGCATAAACGACGCCCCCGCGCTGGCCCAGGCGGACGTCGGGGTGGCTATCGGCACCGGCACGGACGTGGCGATGGAGGCGGCGGATCTCACCCTGATCTCCGGCGACGTACGCGGCGTCGGGCGGGCCGTCGGGCTCTCGAAAGCGACGGTGCGCAACATAAAGCAGAATCTGTTCTGGGCCTTCGCCTATAACACGGCCTTGATCCCGGTGGCGGCCGGCATCCTGTACCCGTTCTTCTCGGGCGGTACGGTGCCCGAGGTTCTGGGACCGATCCTCGGCGAGTACGGCTTTTTGAACCCGGTGCTTGCGGCGGCGGCGATGGCGCTCTCCAGCGTGACCGTTCTATCCAACGCCCTTAGACTGCGGCGCGTTAGCATCTAG